The sequence TAAGCACATCATTACTTTAGTGCTTTTCTTGTACAATTCATGTTAAGCTTAAACAATGTGTATCAAGAGTGAACAGAACATGTATAGACAATTTTTTCATCAAACCTTCTTAATCATAGCAGGAGCATATGCAGTCATTTATATTACAAGGGAACTAGATCAAATGATATGGCAATATCTCAAATAAtaaccaaacaaaagaaaatgcaAAATTCAAAAAGAATCAGATAAACTTTCTGTACTCACTTCTGCACCTAAGTCCATTGCAGCCTCTGTGATCTCTGTGCGTATAGGTTGTTGATTTCCAGATAATGTTACCTTTAAATTGACATCAAAATTCAAAGTTTCAGATGCAATAAAGAGACTGATACTTCCTCTGGGATATGTTGACAACTACATATTTTACTCCCGAAACAGATCTAGAAATTTCCAAAAGCGTAAAGATGAAAGGCAACCAGAGAAAGATAATATTGAAGAAAACTAGGCACATGTGTCATGTTGTATTAGATTTTTCTAGTTGTGGCATTTTGCTTTCATTCttctaatttattgattaagatTTTCAATCATTTTCTAACGATATATTTTGCCTCTTTTAGATATTTATAACATGTACCTCACAGTAAGAAGCACATAACCTTTAATTTTAAAGAGTTCTCATGTCTGGGAAATTGGAAGCCTCAGAAACTTGTAAGGTAACCCATGCATTAACCAATATTTTAACTGATTTATCGTGCACCGACCATATCACATTAAATTCTTAAACTTTGATGGTTTATCTTCTTCAggcttttaaaatgaaaaaagcTCTCTTATTTCTCTCAAGTTTAAGATTGTTATTATGATTAtacttctcttttattttttttatgggtTAATTTTTATATCAAATGTGATTTATTTTGCTAGATTGGTGCTTGTGGCAAAAGTATTCAATAAGTATTTATGATATTACATAATCATTTGATCATTAAATAAATCATAACCATTCGTTGCTTCCTCTCCAGCACAATCAAAGGCTAAAACTAGGAGCAAATTTGACACGACAATAGCAAACATCAGACTATCATTGTCCACTCGGACAATAACAAATTGTATTTAAATGCTAGAAATGCAAATGCATGCTTGCAAGGACTTATGCATACACACAAACACATCTACGCACCAAAAGAAACATAAATTCAACATTAAGATATGTCTATGTATGCCCTCCGTGGAGCACACTTTTGCAGAAATACGTAGAGAATACTCATAATACCATACCTTAATGAGCTCACCTTCACAATAACCATCAAATTCTGCTCTGCAAGACACAAAACAATATGGGACAAAGTACGTAATCAAACATTTGCCAAACTAAGAGTTTCATATAAAAAtgatttagggtaaataagACATACACAGCAAGTTCTTTTTGCACCCTAACTGCCTCAACTTGGACAACCATCTGGGCCTTTTTAACAGTCTCATATAAATTCTGCATGTTTCCAAGAATTCCTGCCTAAAATCAACTATCAGGCACAACGTTAGTCTCAGATAATGAAATAAGAACAAAGATCTCTATTAGTGTATTTCATGCAAAATATTGTACTTGTACACAAAAAAAGGGTGACGAACTTGTCTACATATAAACTATTAGCACTTCCATCCTAGCAAAAGAAAATAGCTGCAGAAACTGGATCATTTTAGCATGCACGGATGAATCTGGCTATGAAAGTTTCCTAAACTGTCCAGTCAACAGCAACAGGAATATTATAACGGAAGGGCTTAAGATGGTATTTGAACAGGCTATTTAGCTCATTAACTTCAATAATTGCAATATTTAACACATAATCGAATCAAATTATTTCAAGTTAAAATTAAgtacataaaatagttattgATGTTATAATTATTAGCCATAATTATTACCAGTTCATACGAAAACGATAACTCTCTCCAGTGTGCAATATGCACAAATTACATAACATCATATTTAAATTCAAATTATATTTCACTATCTCAGTTATTCAAATACCTATTTGGTATTTAGCAGTTTGTCTATAAATGGATTATTATTTTTCTGGTGTTAATTTCTTATACATCAGAAGAGTAATTTTTAACTTATTGAACCCAAAGTCTACGTTTGACCTTTCATAATGGACTTTCAAGTCAACTATGGTTGTCTATGCCACATTAGATTCTCATTTTGTTGCTCCAAAGTAACACAAATGGGTATCTGTACTCAAAATTCTAAACATTAACCATGtttatttctataaaacaaTTGAGCTCAAAGTCACAATCTTTCGagttctttttccttttctaatATATTACTAAAATACACTCGCATAAACAACTGAAAACTGCAAAATTGAAACTAAAGACACAATTTAGCACTCAATCTAAAATatttggataaaaagatgctTAAAGTCAAGTTCTCCATATaaaatcactacaagaaaaggTTGTACTTTTGACCTTTGATGGTGCATCATCATTTTTGTCATTATTGTCCTTTTTCCCTCCAAATAAACCATGCACACATAGAGATCCATTACTATGTGCAGATTTCCCATAACCAGACCACGAAAGGAACTGCTTACCAACTGAATTTGCATTTAAATTCAGGTTGCCTGAAAGAAATGACAAGAAATTAAGTAAAACAGAGATCAAAATGTCATAAATAAAAACATAGAAAGATAACGTAATGAGtaatgacatgtccacctaatAGTATAGTCTGATGAATTCTACggctaaaatattttactatcaTTTTCTTTAGCTAAAAAAGATAAATGAAGCGGGGCAAAAAGCAGGTAAAACTAGAAAGAACCTAACTCCAAAGTCTGAACATATACACAAGACAAATCATGAGTGACACAGTAAATAAAACAGTTACTAATAAACTCAGAGAGCAAAAACTCCTTAAATTTTTACCCAGTTAACAAGTTCCTACAAGTATTCCACAAAAATGGGGGAAAAACAAGAACTTATCTAATTCAATTAGGAGAATAAATTGCAAATAAAAATGCAATAGTATAGTAATCATGAGAAGAAATAAGGTAGTTCCAATATGCAAAGAAGGAagagaaaacaaaccaacatcaccaagaaaataaaggaattatCCTTTTGTTTGTTAATGCAAAATTTGGAGAACCTTTTCCTGCAGATAATAACAAGTTAAGGTGATGCTAATGCACTAAAGATTTTCAGAAAACATGTCACTCAGTTCACAAATTAGTTAGTTCCATCGAATATTCATATTTACATTTGTCAGTTTTGATGAGCTTCATCAATTGAAGCAAATGGCCGTACATGAAGAGGTATAGCAAAATATGCACAGCTCATATGCAATCCAACAAGAGATAATTGCATTTACTGGGTCTCTTAATCTACCTATCAATCACCTTCAAATTTCATGCACAACCCATATTTGTCTCCAAGAAAAGGATACCTAATACTCAGTTCCCTTGACAGATATAGATGATAAAAAACGAAGTTTCCCAAAATTTTACCAGAAATTTGTAAAATATTTCCTTCGCTTGGTGATCAATCAGATTCTAACACAAATTAGATCAATTGATGGCAATTCATCCTCCaacataaaacacaaaaaatgtctaaatttaggctaattatCATAATAACAATCAATCTTTTGTGAAAACATTGTTAattaggaaaaagaaaatagttACCCAGAGGAGACGAAGCAAGGTCACGCCTTTTCCAGTCACTTAGTCCATTTAGATTAGTGGCGCGAGCTGCGAAAGCACATGTTGAAGCCATTTTTCTGAAGCGAGATAGAAGAGGGACTTTGAAAGGATAAAGTGAGGAGCTTTTTTTATACTTATGTGTAAATTCCTAATTTCTCTTGGCCTTATTTCACTAACTTCTCAAATTATAATGGGAAGGAACATTGCACTTATGGTGCCCCATCTTTAATCAATTTCACGTTTTGTCTCCTAACCTTCAATTTAGAATTTAAAAGTACCTGAAGTTACCGATGGTTGGTGATTGTGGTACCTATCACCGGCTATGAAACCTGATAAATAATAGAAAATCAtaaaattactatttttttttaaattaagaagaaaataagaaaaaatgtaaatatatgatttattgattatttatCATTCATTTGTCGAAATCACTGTCTAGTGGCCGAAACAAAACGGTcatattatagttatttttcaata comes from Euphorbia lathyris chromosome 8, ddEupLath1.1, whole genome shotgun sequence and encodes:
- the LOC136202505 gene encoding nucleoid-associated protein At4g30620, chloroplastic-like, with the translated sequence MASTCAFAARATNLNGLSDWKRRDLASSPLGNLNLNANSVGKQFLSWSGYGKSAHSNGSLCVHGLFGGKKDNNDKNDDAPSKAGILGNMQNLYETVKKAQMVVQVEAVRVQKELAVAEFDGYCEGELIKVTLSGNQQPIRTEITEAAMDLGAEKLSLLVNEAYKDAHQKSVQAMKERMSDLAQSLGMPPGL